Proteins co-encoded in one Candidatus Ozemobacteraceae bacterium genomic window:
- a CDS encoding M48 family metalloprotease, with amino-acid sequence MLSTFLPLILLAYGTSELAGTAAFLPLTTAVCWLLLTWAWTCVLLPGALTRLRCEGRLPGFNEAQTGFSWLVTGWIILLHAVSDPAAWLVPGLYRTFPQAWPMFVSIVLYAGILWIVRVPFRAAWSRIFDPDQTPEEFFRARMTLPILFFPPMLLWMAIEDSWLGAMRLPGLSDLENFVMAPLFFVGLYLFSPNLFNWAWRATPMEPGPLRSAIVDLAARAETPIAGVRQWDTFREPIPNAAVAGLSHKYRFVYMTNYIMEIFDDRQVLAVVAHELGHLRLGHVWTYMIFSLDLVFLSLFAKIQLFLCLPWYAAQAETLNSVVDLVVFLAVFIVFFTALTRHSERQADRFAASLVGGDLFAGTLERLQEFVSPVPSRWPKWTLTHPEFGERTSVARSWNGPVERLVSSERRLRLGLLVLGIAACFAAWPGMSSVHRLAEMADAVSAGHIREAARLWNALPPELKTHPEAAAQRAALAFQSGDWAFVLRQAARASWGDGGPSPDGPISEIPHHAGPPEVALHFEIVQFLLELLDLGRVHGVSLFDKAFDHLQIPLGQR; translated from the coding sequence ATGCTTTCCACGTTTCTGCCCCTGATTCTGCTGGCGTACGGCACCTCCGAACTTGCGGGAACGGCCGCCTTCCTCCCGCTGACGACGGCGGTCTGCTGGCTCCTGCTGACCTGGGCCTGGACGTGCGTGCTGCTGCCGGGGGCACTGACGCGGCTGCGGTGCGAAGGACGCCTTCCGGGATTCAACGAGGCGCAGACGGGGTTTTCCTGGCTGGTCACGGGCTGGATCATCCTCCTTCACGCCGTCTCGGACCCGGCGGCCTGGCTCGTGCCCGGCCTGTATCGGACGTTTCCCCAAGCGTGGCCGATGTTCGTCTCGATCGTCCTCTACGCCGGCATTCTCTGGATCGTGCGTGTGCCGTTCCGAGCCGCCTGGAGCCGGATCTTCGACCCCGACCAGACGCCCGAGGAGTTCTTCCGCGCCCGCATGACGCTTCCCATCCTGTTTTTCCCACCGATGCTGCTCTGGATGGCAATCGAGGACTCGTGGCTGGGCGCAATGCGCCTGCCAGGCCTCAGCGACCTCGAGAACTTCGTAATGGCGCCGCTGTTCTTCGTCGGCCTCTACCTGTTCTCGCCGAACCTGTTCAACTGGGCGTGGCGCGCGACGCCGATGGAGCCGGGCCCCCTGCGCTCCGCCATCGTCGACCTCGCCGCCCGGGCCGAGACCCCCATCGCGGGCGTCAGGCAGTGGGATACGTTCCGCGAGCCGATCCCGAACGCCGCGGTCGCGGGGCTCTCGCATAAATATCGATTTGTATATATGACTAATTACATAATGGAAATCTTCGACGATCGTCAGGTCCTCGCCGTCGTCGCTCACGAACTCGGCCACCTCCGGCTCGGCCACGTCTGGACCTACATGATTTTTTCGCTCGACCTCGTCTTTCTCTCCCTGTTCGCGAAGATCCAGCTGTTCCTGTGCCTGCCGTGGTATGCGGCGCAGGCCGAGACGCTCAACTCCGTCGTCGATCTGGTCGTATTCCTGGCGGTATTCATCGTCTTCTTCACGGCCCTGACTCGCCACAGCGAGCGGCAGGCCGACCGGTTCGCGGCGTCGCTCGTCGGCGGCGACCTGTTTGCCGGCACCCTCGAACGCCTGCAGGAGTTCGTCTCGCCGGTCCCGTCGCGCTGGCCGAAATGGACGCTCACCCACCCGGAGTTCGGGGAGCGGACGTCCGTCGCACGGTCCTGGAACGGCCCGGTCGAACGGCTGGTTTCATCGGAGCGAAGACTCAGACTGGGCCTGCTGGTTCTGGGAATCGCCGCCTGTTTCGCGGCCTGGCCAGGCATGTCGTCGGTTCATCGGCTGGCTGAAATGGCCGACGCCGTCAGCGCGGGGCACATTCGCGAGGCCGCGCGCCTGTGGAACGCGCTTCCGCCGGAGCTGAAAACGCATCCTGAGGCGGCAGCGCAACGGGCAGCGCTGGCGTTCCAGTCCGGAGACTGGGCGTTCGTGCTTCGCCAGGCTGCCCGTGCGTCCTGGGGCGACGGCGGGCCGTCCCCCGACGGACCGATTTCAGAGATACCGCATCATGCGGGTCCGCCAGAAGTTGCTCTTCACTTCGAGATCGTGCAGTTTCTGCTGGAGCTGCTTGACCTCGGGCGAGTTCATGGCGTATCCCTTTTTGATAAGGCTTTCGATCATCTCCAGATTCCGCTCGGTCAGCGATGA
- a CDS encoding DUF401 family protein, protein MNGFSLWSAILATALVTGLVGGRGMRGLLGDAAAVTADRSVLELLAIVVLIYLYSHLLQKTGRMERITAVLNRLFRDPRAVMVAVPGLVGLIPMPGGAMFTAPVTDRVGNRMSVSREEKVFSNYWFRHCWELAFPLYPGIILCAGLARVEPVALTWAFLPLSATAFVAGLALFLVRAGTPPAPADESGVSLPSEPLQGRPTVRMTLSELWPLLGVIVLALFSVPLVIGLAVIITLFALTERVTPSDFWNSCRGSLHLPILALIWSVFLFGRELVETGLLGRFSEFLIGAGLPIAGLSFLLPFVMGALTGVTTGFVGAVFPLLLPMWPADQRLAWLQFAYASGLVGAFITPSHLCLSMTQEFFKASLRKVIALVTIPSLAIMLAAWLRLP, encoded by the coding sequence GTGAACGGCTTTTCGCTCTGGTCGGCCATTCTCGCGACGGCCCTCGTCACGGGACTGGTCGGCGGAAGAGGCATGCGCGGTCTGCTGGGCGATGCCGCGGCGGTCACCGCCGACCGGTCGGTTCTCGAACTGCTGGCGATCGTCGTGCTGATCTACCTGTACTCGCACCTGCTGCAGAAAACCGGCCGCATGGAACGGATCACGGCGGTGCTCAACCGGCTGTTCCGCGACCCGCGGGCCGTGATGGTGGCCGTGCCGGGGCTGGTCGGGCTGATCCCGATGCCGGGCGGGGCGATGTTCACCGCCCCCGTCACCGATCGCGTCGGCAACCGCATGTCGGTCTCCCGCGAGGAGAAGGTGTTCAGCAACTACTGGTTCCGCCACTGCTGGGAACTCGCGTTTCCGCTGTATCCGGGAATCATCCTCTGCGCGGGCCTGGCGCGCGTCGAGCCGGTCGCGCTGACGTGGGCGTTTCTGCCGCTCTCGGCGACGGCGTTCGTTGCCGGCCTGGCGCTGTTTCTCGTTCGGGCAGGGACTCCGCCCGCGCCCGCCGACGAAAGCGGCGTTTCGTTGCCGTCGGAACCACTGCAGGGCCGCCCGACCGTCCGGATGACGCTGTCCGAACTCTGGCCCCTCCTCGGCGTCATCGTCCTGGCGCTGTTCAGCGTGCCGCTGGTGATCGGCCTGGCGGTGATCATCACGCTGTTCGCGCTGACCGAGCGGGTCACGCCGTCGGATTTCTGGAACTCCTGCCGGGGTTCGCTGCATCTCCCCATCCTGGCGCTGATCTGGAGCGTCTTTCTCTTCGGCCGGGAACTGGTGGAGACCGGCCTGCTCGGCCGGTTCAGCGAATTCCTGATCGGTGCGGGACTGCCGATCGCGGGGCTTTCCTTCCTGCTGCCGTTTGTGATGGGGGCCCTGACCGGCGTCACGACCGGCTTCGTGGGGGCGGTCTTTCCCCTGCTGCTGCCCATGTGGCCGGCCGATCAGCGCCTCGCCTGGCTCCAGTTCGCCTATGCGTCGGGGCTGGTCGGGGCATTCATCACCCCGTCGCATCTCTGCCTGTCGATGACGCAGGAGTTCTTCAAGGCCTCGCTCCGCAAGGTCATCGCGCTGGTGACGATCCCCAGCCTGGCGATCATGCTCGCCGCCTGGCTGCGGCTGCCGTAA